A window of the Rhodohalobacter mucosus genome harbors these coding sequences:
- the rimP gene encoding ribosome maturation factor RimP: MSDQLTEQLKEIAKPVVEQEDMFLVDVEVKPASTKEIWILVDSESGGVNVDTCSRISRELAFLLEEENLINSAYRLNVSSPGLARPLSDSRQYLKNSGRRVKVKYKSGDDYLTVEGELTHVVNGTSFDVIADDGSHIKIGFSDVVETKVIPKI, encoded by the coding sequence ATGTCTGATCAGCTTACAGAACAACTTAAAGAAATTGCAAAACCCGTTGTGGAGCAAGAAGATATGTTTCTTGTTGATGTGGAGGTAAAGCCTGCATCGACAAAAGAAATATGGATTCTGGTTGACTCTGAATCAGGTGGCGTAAATGTGGATACGTGCTCCAGAATAAGTCGTGAACTTGCTTTTCTTCTTGAGGAGGAAAATCTGATCAACAGCGCGTACAGACTGAATGTATCTTCGCCCGGCCTGGCCAGACCGCTGTCTGATTCGCGGCAATATTTGAAAAACAGTGGGCGCAGGGTTAAAGTGAAGTACAAGTCGGGTGATGATTATCTCACCGTGGAGGGTGAATTGACTCATGTAGTCAACGGTACATCATTTGACGTGATTGCGGACGACGGTTCACATATAAAAATTGGTTTCTCCGACGTTGTAGAGACCAAAGTAATTCCGAAAATTTAA
- the nusA gene encoding transcription termination factor NusA: MQNDISKMIIQSFAEIAKDKGIDKDLLLSILEDVFRTMIRKKYESDEAFEVILNADRGEIQILHIREVVPADELTDPVTEISLEEAQKHDPDLELYDEFAQEISIADFGRRAVTMARQQLAQRIREIEKDNIFEDYSDRVGEIVLGDVYQVRPNKDILVNHNGVELLLPKNEQIYKDRYRKGDTIRAVVTEVRRVGGNPTVIISRTSPLFLERLFENEIPEVFDGIIELKRIAREPGDRSKVAVVSYDERVDPVGACVGMKGIRIHAVVRELQNENIDVINYSPDKVEFIKRALQPAQVLKVEMSEDGSRASVLVPADEVSKAIGKGGVNIRLASKLVDCEIDVFREVEEEDDIDLAEFEVDFGLETIELLREIGCDSARAVLELDEDEIVRRTEGKITKEEAERIIDIIAYEFEDEED; the protein is encoded by the coding sequence ATGCAAAACGATATTTCAAAAATGATTATTCAGTCTTTCGCAGAGATCGCGAAAGACAAGGGAATCGATAAGGATCTGCTTTTATCCATTCTTGAAGATGTTTTCAGAACAATGATCCGGAAAAAGTATGAGTCGGATGAGGCTTTTGAAGTCATCCTCAATGCCGACCGGGGTGAAATTCAAATTCTCCACATTCGCGAGGTTGTTCCCGCTGATGAGTTGACCGATCCGGTAACTGAAATTTCACTGGAAGAGGCACAGAAGCATGACCCGGACCTGGAACTGTATGACGAATTCGCACAGGAGATTTCTATTGCGGATTTCGGCCGGCGAGCCGTTACAATGGCCCGCCAGCAGCTTGCGCAGAGAATCCGTGAGATTGAAAAAGACAATATATTTGAAGATTATTCCGATCGCGTTGGTGAGATTGTTCTGGGTGATGTATATCAGGTTCGCCCCAATAAAGATATTCTTGTAAACCACAACGGAGTTGAGCTTCTTCTTCCCAAAAACGAACAGATTTACAAAGACCGTTACCGAAAAGGTGATACCATACGGGCTGTCGTAACGGAAGTTCGCCGCGTGGGCGGTAACCCGACGGTAATTATTTCCCGTACGTCGCCGCTTTTCCTGGAACGCCTGTTTGAGAATGAAATACCGGAAGTATTCGATGGTATTATCGAGCTGAAAAGGATTGCAAGGGAACCTGGCGACCGATCAAAAGTGGCGGTTGTATCATACGATGAGCGTGTGGACCCCGTTGGAGCCTGTGTGGGAATGAAAGGGATCCGAATTCATGCAGTGGTCCGGGAGCTTCAGAATGAAAATATTGATGTAATCAACTACAGCCCGGATAAAGTAGAGTTTATTAAACGTGCACTGCAGCCGGCTCAGGTACTGAAAGTGGAAATGAGCGAAGATGGCAGCCGTGCAAGCGTATTGGTTCCCGCTGATGAAGTATCCAAAGCGATCGGAAAAGGCGGAGTGAATATACGGCTCGCTTCCAAGCTCGTTGACTGCGAAATTGATGTGTTCAGAGAGGTTGAAGAAGAGGACGATATCGATCTGGCTGAATTTGAAGTCGATTTTGGACTGGAAACCATTGAGCTTCTGCGCGAAATCGGCTGTGACAGTGCCCGGGCTGTTCTTGAACTGGACGAAGATGAGATCGTACGGCGTACAGAAGGTAAAATCACAAAAGAAGAAGCCGAACGGATCATCGATATTATTGCATATGAATTTGAGGACGAGGAAGATTGA
- the infB gene encoding translation initiation factor IF-2 produces MTDQKPKKLFKVASEFNVATQSIVDTLSDNGFDVANRPNSKITSEMYDVLEGVYGDDKEKSMEHERAREEYESRRNQIMSSRNESVTIDTFLEPIDEDLEPVDEEPEDVLSPELEPIEEPEEEAEKAEVEEPEEAPETKKTAAEEEVAETPQKEEPEEAVSEKETETEVEDTEDEDAEEHEAGDEAEELDEEEEEDEEDEAEDEEDEVEDETEDEVDSEEDEESIIRGRAGKLSGTKVLGKVEFSRENRKKRKTRKRKKDRVEADDESAGAKKPKAKASDKSKDKKPSKKAGKKKGKRSSRVDEEDVEKKMRETMQKMQSGGTVGSKRQKRRRQRKEEREEELAMQQEMEELENEVLEVTEFITVSDLADLLDVKPTDVITTCMSLGMMVSINQRLDASTIELVAEEYNYEVNFVDAEEIIEDEIEMEEDDPEDLEPRAPIITVMGHVDHGKTSLLDYIRKTKVAAGEAGGITQHVGAYEVKTESGKPITFLDTPGHEAFTAMRSRGAQATDIVILVIAADDSVMPQTIEAINHAKAAGVSIVVAINKMDKEGANPDKIKQQLSEHGVIVEEYGGEAQSAEVSAHTGQGIDELLDKVLIEAELMELQANPNRLAQGIVLESRVDKGKGTVANVLVQNGTLEVGDPFVAGSVFGRVRAMENEHGQRLKKAGPSTPVQLTGFDNSPQAGDRLIVPKDEKTAKDIANQRQQIRREQSLRRVKHLTLDDLSRRMALGEVSELNIIIKADVDGSIEALSGALQKLSTEEVSVNIIHTGSGAITESDVLLASASDAIIIGFQVRPTSNARKLAEAESIDIRLFSVIYDAVDEVHDALEGLLSPEIKEEMKGMATVREVFKISKVGTIAGCYVTEGKVSRNNPIRVIRDGVVIYDGEIDSLKRFKEDVKEVQSGYECGISIVNFNDIKVGDEFESYAVTEEKRKLEDAR; encoded by the coding sequence ATGACGGATCAAAAACCGAAAAAACTCTTTAAGGTTGCATCAGAATTCAATGTAGCTACACAGTCTATCGTAGACACGCTTAGCGATAATGGATTCGATGTTGCAAACCGGCCCAATTCCAAGATTACATCCGAGATGTACGATGTGCTGGAAGGGGTGTACGGTGATGACAAAGAGAAAAGCATGGAGCACGAGCGTGCCCGGGAAGAATATGAGAGCCGTCGTAACCAGATTATGTCGAGCCGTAATGAAAGCGTTACGATCGACACCTTTTTAGAGCCGATTGATGAAGACCTCGAACCGGTTGATGAAGAGCCTGAAGACGTTCTGAGTCCCGAGCTGGAACCTATCGAGGAGCCCGAAGAGGAGGCTGAAAAAGCTGAGGTCGAAGAACCGGAAGAAGCCCCGGAAACCAAAAAAACCGCCGCAGAAGAGGAGGTTGCGGAAACGCCGCAAAAAGAAGAGCCGGAGGAAGCCGTATCCGAGAAAGAGACTGAGACTGAGGTTGAGGATACTGAGGATGAGGACGCTGAAGAGCATGAGGCCGGGGATGAGGCCGAAGAGCTGGATGAAGAGGAAGAAGAGGATGAAGAAGACGAAGCTGAAGACGAGGAAGATGAAGTTGAGGATGAGACTGAGGATGAAGTAGATTCCGAGGAAGACGAAGAGTCCATCATCCGCGGGCGTGCCGGTAAACTTTCCGGGACCAAGGTGCTTGGTAAGGTTGAGTTTTCGCGTGAAAACCGTAAAAAGCGCAAAACCAGGAAACGTAAAAAAGATCGCGTTGAGGCTGATGATGAGTCGGCAGGTGCCAAAAAGCCAAAAGCGAAAGCATCCGACAAATCAAAGGATAAGAAACCGTCCAAGAAAGCAGGCAAGAAGAAAGGCAAGCGTTCATCACGCGTCGATGAGGAAGACGTAGAGAAGAAAATGCGTGAAACCATGCAGAAAATGCAGAGCGGCGGAACCGTGGGCAGCAAGCGCCAGAAGCGCCGACGGCAGCGCAAAGAGGAGAGGGAAGAAGAGCTTGCAATGCAGCAGGAGATGGAAGAACTTGAAAATGAAGTTCTTGAAGTAACTGAATTTATTACGGTAAGCGATCTTGCCGACCTGCTCGACGTAAAACCAACCGATGTGATTACCACCTGTATGTCACTCGGTATGATGGTGTCTATTAATCAGCGTCTTGATGCATCCACAATTGAGCTTGTTGCCGAGGAGTACAATTACGAAGTGAATTTTGTAGACGCCGAAGAAATTATTGAAGATGAAATCGAGATGGAGGAGGACGATCCGGAAGATCTCGAACCGCGTGCTCCTATTATTACCGTAATGGGTCACGTTGATCACGGTAAGACATCACTGCTCGATTATATACGAAAAACAAAAGTGGCAGCTGGAGAGGCCGGCGGTATTACACAGCACGTGGGTGCCTACGAGGTTAAAACCGAATCCGGAAAACCGATTACGTTTCTGGATACGCCGGGTCACGAAGCGTTTACAGCCATGCGAAGCCGGGGCGCTCAGGCTACCGATATTGTTATTCTTGTTATTGCCGCCGATGATTCCGTGATGCCACAGACTATTGAGGCAATTAATCACGCCAAGGCAGCCGGTGTATCCATAGTGGTTGCCATCAACAAGATGGATAAGGAAGGAGCCAACCCGGATAAAATCAAACAGCAGCTCTCAGAGCACGGCGTTATCGTTGAAGAATACGGTGGTGAGGCTCAGTCTGCTGAGGTCTCCGCCCACACAGGGCAGGGAATTGATGAGCTCCTTGACAAGGTGCTGATTGAAGCGGAACTGATGGAGCTGCAGGCCAATCCCAATCGACTTGCGCAGGGTATTGTACTTGAATCACGCGTGGATAAAGGCAAGGGAACCGTTGCCAATGTGCTGGTTCAGAACGGAACATTGGAAGTGGGAGACCCCTTTGTGGCAGGATCTGTTTTCGGCCGTGTAAGGGCAATGGAAAACGAGCATGGCCAGAGGCTGAAAAAAGCCGGCCCATCCACGCCCGTGCAGCTTACAGGTTTCGACAACTCACCGCAGGCCGGCGATAGGCTAATCGTGCCCAAGGATGAGAAAACAGCCAAGGATATTGCCAATCAAAGACAGCAGATTCGCAGGGAGCAGTCGCTGCGCCGCGTGAAACACCTTACACTGGATGATCTCTCCAGACGTATGGCGCTCGGTGAAGTTTCTGAGCTCAACATTATCATTAAAGCCGATGTGGACGGATCAATTGAAGCTCTCTCCGGTGCTCTTCAGAAACTGAGTACGGAAGAGGTTTCGGTAAATATAATTCATACCGGATCCGGCGCCATCACCGAATCTGATGTGCTTCTGGCTTCCGCCTCCGATGCCATTATCATCGGTTTCCAGGTGCGGCCTACATCGAATGCGCGCAAGCTGGCTGAAGCTGAAAGTATTGATATCCGCCTCTTCAGCGTAATTTATGACGCCGTCGACGAAGTACACGACGCTCTTGAAGGACTGCTGAGCCCTGAAATCAAGGAAGAGATGAAAGGGATGGCAACCGTACGGGAAGTATTCAAAATCTCGAAAGTTGGTACAATTGCAGGTTGTTACGTAACGGAAGGCAAAGTCAGCCGGAACAACCCGATCCGCGTTATCAGAGACGGTGTTGTGATATACGACGGCGAAATTGACTCACTGAAACGCTTCAAGGAGGATGTGAAAGAGGTGCAGTCGGGCTACGAGTGCGGTATAAGTATTGTCAATTTCAATGACATTAAAGTGGGCGACGAGTTCGAAAGCTATGCAGTAACCGAGGAGAAAAGGAAGCTGGAAGACGCACGGTAA
- the rbfA gene encoding 30S ribosome-binding factor RbfA — MSIRTERLGSVIQKDLGEILQRNYQPSGSFITVTRVKMTDDLSIAKVYLSIFAPGRDEGPIYQQIDNSQDEIRFELASRIKNQVRRIPELLFYEDDTAEYVNRMEHLFNKAKASRSDSDTDEDSDQQSSR, encoded by the coding sequence ATGAGTATCCGTACAGAGAGACTTGGTTCCGTAATACAGAAAGACCTGGGAGAAATCCTTCAGAGAAATTATCAGCCCTCCGGTTCTTTTATAACCGTTACAAGGGTGAAAATGACGGACGATCTGTCCATAGCAAAAGTATACCTGAGTATCTTTGCGCCGGGAAGGGATGAAGGGCCGATCTACCAGCAAATCGACAACAGTCAGGATGAAATCCGGTTTGAGCTTGCATCCAGGATAAAAAATCAGGTTCGAAGAATACCTGAACTTCTCTTTTATGAGGATGATACGGCAGAATATGTAAACCGGATGGAGCATCTCTTTAACAAAGCAAAAGCGTCGCGTTCAGATAGTGATACTGATGAGGATTCAGATCAGCAAAGCTCCCGGTAA
- the truB gene encoding tRNA pseudouridine(55) synthase TruB: MARKVIPLSELPVIDTRSSVSVDSAVFSEGAAVLMDKPLDWSSFQLVKYVRNRIPPKKVGHAGTLDPLATGLLILCTGRATKTISQFQDLQKTYRATIRFGYSTPSFDMATEPDEHAEWKHINESKISEALQNEFTGVISQVPPVYSAIKVKGQRLYKLARKGVDVQPEPRNVEIHSIDILNIDLPDIELQIQCGKGTYIRSLAHDLGLFLGSRAVLTALRRTRTGSFSADHAFLPEEFDTFMHNLKN, translated from the coding sequence ATGGCCAGAAAGGTGATCCCTCTTTCAGAATTGCCGGTTATTGATACGCGTTCTTCTGTGTCTGTTGATTCCGCTGTATTCAGCGAGGGCGCGGCGGTTTTGATGGACAAACCTCTGGACTGGAGCAGTTTTCAGCTTGTGAAATATGTGAGAAACCGGATCCCGCCAAAAAAAGTGGGTCATGCCGGAACACTTGATCCGCTGGCTACCGGATTGCTTATTCTATGTACGGGCAGGGCAACCAAAACCATATCACAGTTTCAGGATCTGCAAAAAACCTATCGGGCCACTATACGTTTCGGATATTCAACGCCAAGTTTTGATATGGCCACGGAACCGGACGAACATGCGGAATGGAAACATATCAACGAATCTAAGATTTCCGAAGCCCTTCAGAACGAATTTACAGGAGTGATTTCACAGGTTCCACCGGTTTACTCTGCCATTAAGGTAAAGGGACAGAGACTGTATAAACTGGCACGAAAGGGCGTTGATGTACAGCCTGAACCCAGGAACGTAGAGATTCACAGTATAGATATTCTGAACATCGATCTGCCCGATATAGAGCTCCAGATTCAATGCGGCAAGGGTACCTATATCCGGTCGCTGGCACATGACCTTGGGCTTTTTCTGGGCAGCCGCGCGGTTCTTACCGCACTCAGAAGAACACGTACGGGCTCCTTCAGTGCAGATCATGCTTTTTTGCCGGAAGAATTTGATACCTTTATGCACAACCTGAAAAATTAA
- a CDS encoding bifunctional riboflavin kinase/FAD synthetase — MSKIVYLNDVQKDPNTVLTVGTFDGVHAGHKVLINTVLQKAEKRGARSVIVTFDPHPRDIINPGSAGIKLLSTLKERSELLSDLGVDEMVVIPFDRDFSLLTSEEFVRDIIWEKIGVSEFVIGYDHQFGRNREGTIETVRRLGKELGFNAHVVSRQEVGDKTVSSSAIRKAIQEEGNMRLAASFLERNYILNGRVVHGDKRGKEIGFPTANILPEHPRKIIPRKGVYAVWVRVGGIHYGGMMNIGVRPTFDGEKETLEVHIFDFDREMYGMEVQIQFVDRVRDERSFDGVEELIGQLERDQNRIRNLLNKQRPDIAKQRN, encoded by the coding sequence GTGTCAAAAATTGTCTATCTGAACGACGTACAAAAAGATCCCAATACCGTTCTAACAGTCGGTACGTTCGATGGTGTGCATGCGGGCCATAAAGTGCTTATCAACACCGTGCTGCAGAAAGCTGAAAAGCGCGGCGCCCGCAGCGTAATTGTAACCTTCGATCCCCATCCCCGTGATATCATTAACCCGGGAAGTGCAGGCATCAAACTGCTCAGCACACTCAAAGAGCGAAGCGAGCTGCTTTCCGATCTGGGCGTTGATGAAATGGTGGTGATTCCGTTCGACCGCGATTTCTCACTTCTCACATCCGAAGAGTTTGTTCGGGATATTATCTGGGAAAAAATAGGGGTATCGGAGTTTGTGATCGGTTACGATCATCAATTCGGACGAAACCGTGAAGGAACCATCGAGACGGTGAGACGGCTGGGAAAGGAACTCGGGTTTAATGCTCATGTGGTGTCGCGGCAGGAAGTGGGCGACAAAACGGTTAGCAGTTCCGCCATCCGAAAGGCGATTCAGGAAGAGGGGAATATGAGGCTTGCCGCCAGTTTTCTGGAGCGCAACTATATCCTGAACGGTCGTGTGGTTCACGGCGATAAGAGAGGAAAGGAAATCGGTTTTCCAACGGCCAATATCTTACCTGAACATCCGCGGAAGATTATCCCCAGGAAAGGAGTATATGCGGTGTGGGTGCGCGTTGGTGGCATTCACTATGGGGGTATGATGAATATCGGGGTGCGGCCCACCTTTGATGGTGAAAAAGAAACCCTTGAAGTGCACATTTTTGATTTCGACAGAGAAATGTACGGGATGGAGGTTCAGATTCAGTTTGTTGACCGGGTCAGGGATGAACGCTCTTTCGATGGTGTGGAAGAGCTGATCGGACAGCTGGAAAGGGATCAGAATCGGATACGGAATCTGTTAAATAAGCAACGCCCGGATATTGCAAAACAAAGGAATTAA
- the rpsO gene encoding 30S ribosomal protein S15 has protein sequence MSITKEQKEEIIEKHGGKAGNSGSVEAQIAILTARINDLTSHLNENKKDHSSRRGLLKMVGKRRRLLNYLSDNDILKYRELIKELGIRK, from the coding sequence ATGAGCATAACGAAAGAACAAAAAGAAGAAATTATTGAAAAGCACGGCGGCAAAGCCGGGAACAGCGGTTCCGTTGAAGCACAGATCGCTATTCTTACTGCGCGGATTAACGACCTTACCTCGCATCTTAATGAAAATAAAAAAGATCACTCTTCCCGCCGCGGCCTTCTCAAAATGGTGGGTAAACGAAGAAGATTACTGAACTACCTGAGTGACAACGATATTTTGAAATACCGTGAGCTTATTAAAGAGCTGGGTATTCGTAAATAA
- the pnp gene encoding polyribonucleotide nucleotidyltransferase — MKEDFKSVEFAPGKTISVETGRLAKLADGAVMVRMGDTMVLCTVVSAKEAKPGQDFFPLVVDLRESFTAAGKFPGGFLKREGRPSDNETLSSRLIDRSLRPLFPDGYYNDTQVICQVFSSDGQNEADVLGAFGASAAIHISDIPYAGPMSQVRVGRIDGEFIINPTIDELKESDMDMIVAGTASSVIMIEGEMSEISEKEMLEAIKTGHKSIVKLCEFQEELRKEFGVEKREFEPAEPHTELENRVADLVGDRLRDIVGMGLSKYEFSGKLKELKTEIKESITAEEQYEDAGGEISDIFGNLVKKTVRNMILEDKKRIDGRNPEDIRDIWTQVGYLPRAHGSAIFSRGETQALISVALGTKRDAQSVDTLFYEKEQTFMLHYNFPPYCVGEAGFMRGPGRREIGHGHLAERALKMVLPDFEEFGYVVRVRSDITESNGSSSMASVCGGSMALMDAGVPLPKPVAGIAMGMIVGENNTVVLSDIQGEEDFMGDMDFKTAGTSDGITATQMDMKVQGISFEIIEKALEQAHSGRMHILEKMAETISASRESLSKYAPQFLRMTIDGDSIGAVIGPGGKVIQTLQKETDTEIWIEEDEQGKGQITISADSLDKAENAKKRIQAIAGQLDEGATYKGTVKAIKEYGAFVEIVPGKEGLLHISELEHGHVKKVEDVLSVGDEIEVKLLKVEHGGKLRLSRKALLPEPEKG, encoded by the coding sequence ATGAAGGAAGATTTTAAAAGTGTAGAATTTGCGCCCGGTAAAACGATATCCGTTGAAACCGGACGACTGGCTAAACTGGCCGACGGTGCAGTAATGGTACGAATGGGCGACACGATGGTGCTTTGCACGGTTGTTAGCGCCAAAGAGGCAAAACCCGGACAGGACTTTTTTCCGCTTGTGGTTGATCTCAGGGAAAGCTTTACAGCTGCCGGTAAGTTTCCGGGCGGTTTTCTGAAACGTGAGGGACGCCCGTCGGACAATGAGACCCTTTCAAGCCGTCTTATTGACAGAAGTTTGCGCCCCCTTTTTCCGGATGGCTACTACAACGATACGCAGGTGATATGTCAGGTATTTTCATCCGACGGACAAAATGAAGCGGATGTGCTTGGTGCTTTCGGAGCTTCTGCAGCCATTCACATTTCTGACATCCCCTATGCCGGCCCGATGTCGCAGGTAAGGGTTGGACGAATTGACGGCGAGTTCATTATCAATCCCACCATCGATGAGCTTAAGGAGAGCGATATGGACATGATTGTTGCCGGTACCGCCTCCAGCGTGATCATGATTGAGGGCGAAATGAGCGAAATCAGCGAAAAAGAGATGCTCGAAGCCATCAAAACCGGACATAAGTCGATCGTGAAACTTTGTGAATTCCAGGAAGAGCTCAGAAAAGAGTTTGGCGTTGAAAAACGCGAATTCGAGCCTGCCGAACCGCATACGGAACTGGAGAACAGAGTAGCCGATCTTGTAGGCGACCGGCTCAGGGACATTGTGGGTATGGGGCTCAGTAAGTATGAGTTTAGCGGTAAACTGAAGGAGCTTAAAACAGAAATCAAGGAGTCCATTACAGCTGAAGAGCAGTACGAAGACGCAGGCGGCGAGATATCCGATATATTCGGAAATCTGGTTAAAAAGACTGTGCGGAACATGATCCTTGAGGACAAAAAGCGTATTGACGGACGAAATCCTGAAGATATCCGGGATATCTGGACGCAGGTGGGTTATCTGCCTCGTGCTCACGGTTCCGCAATCTTCTCTCGCGGGGAGACACAGGCATTGATTTCAGTGGCTCTGGGAACCAAACGGGATGCGCAAAGCGTGGATACCCTCTTTTATGAGAAAGAGCAGACATTCATGCTTCATTACAATTTTCCGCCGTACTGCGTGGGTGAAGCAGGATTTATGCGGGGACCAGGACGAAGGGAGATCGGACACGGCCATCTTGCAGAACGAGCCCTTAAGATGGTTCTTCCCGATTTTGAAGAGTTCGGATATGTGGTGCGCGTTCGTTCCGACATTACCGAATCCAACGGATCCTCCTCAATGGCATCCGTTTGCGGTGGTTCCATGGCCCTTATGGATGCGGGAGTTCCGCTTCCCAAGCCGGTTGCCGGTATCGCCATGGGAATGATCGTGGGTGAGAATAACACGGTGGTGCTATCCGACATCCAGGGAGAGGAAGATTTCATGGGCGATATGGACTTCAAAACTGCAGGTACCTCCGATGGTATCACGGCAACCCAAATGGACATGAAAGTTCAGGGAATCAGCTTCGAGATTATTGAAAAAGCCCTTGAACAGGCTCACAGCGGAAGGATGCACATCCTGGAAAAAATGGCGGAAACCATCTCCGCTTCGCGTGAATCGCTTTCTAAATATGCACCCCAGTTTCTGCGTATGACGATTGACGGCGACAGCATTGGCGCGGTGATCGGCCCGGGCGGTAAAGTAATTCAGACTCTCCAGAAAGAGACAGATACCGAAATCTGGATCGAAGAGGATGAGCAGGGTAAAGGTCAGATCACCATATCTGCCGACAGCCTGGATAAAGCTGAAAACGCCAAGAAACGTATTCAGGCCATTGCGGGTCAGCTCGACGAAGGGGCAACCTACAAGGGCACTGTGAAGGCCATTAAAGAGTACGGAGCATTTGTTGAGATTGTACCCGGCAAAGAGGGACTTCTTCACATCTCCGAGCTTGAACACGGTCACGTTAAGAAAGTTGAAGACGTTCTGAGCGTAGGCGACGAAATCGAGGTGAAACTGCTCAAGGTAGAGCACGGCGGCAAACTCCGTCTCTCCAGAAAAGCACTCCTTCCCGAGCCTGAGAAAGGCTAG
- a CDS encoding M16 family metallopeptidase, whose translation MMQNTESLAQVQKTVLPNGLKIVTERIDSVKSVSAGIWVKTGSRNESNDLAGVTHFLEHMLFKGTEHRSAYDIAQSMESVGGYLNAFTSTEYTCYFARCLDTQLNSALDVLSDMVRNSVFPEEELEKEKKVVLEEMKMYKDSPDDYVFELFSSRVFDNHPIGRPIIGFEETVSSFTRQDLFNYMAERYRPDNLLVAVAGHVDHDEVIELVEQKLDLNQAEPTETHEQPLTPYTPHSQEVTKAIEQTHMVMGRRALNYDHPDKYLLLLANTVLGGGMSSRLHQNIREKYGYCYAIGTFNQSYTDSGLFGIYVGTDKSYVDHVRELIGVEFERLQNEKVEEKELSEAKAQLKGKLLLSQENTSNRMTRLAKSELYFNRFVTLDELVENIDAVTADELTSFSAEFFDAEMYSETLLLPDSK comes from the coding sequence ATGATGCAAAACACGGAATCACTTGCACAGGTACAAAAAACAGTTCTTCCGAACGGTCTGAAAATCGTCACTGAACGCATTGATAGCGTAAAAAGCGTATCAGCCGGGATCTGGGTGAAAACAGGAAGCCGCAATGAGTCGAATGATCTTGCGGGCGTTACCCATTTCCTTGAACACATGCTCTTTAAGGGTACTGAACACCGTTCTGCTTATGATATTGCACAAAGCATGGAATCGGTTGGCGGCTACCTCAATGCATTTACTTCCACAGAGTACACGTGCTATTTTGCCCGCTGTCTCGACACGCAGCTCAACAGCGCGCTGGACGTGTTGAGCGATATGGTCAGGAACTCGGTATTTCCGGAAGAGGAGCTTGAAAAAGAGAAAAAAGTGGTTCTTGAGGAGATGAAGATGTATAAAGATAGTCCGGATGACTACGTTTTTGAGCTATTCAGCAGTCGCGTCTTCGACAACCATCCGATCGGACGTCCCATAATCGGGTTTGAAGAAACCGTGTCTTCCTTTACAAGGCAGGACCTGTTCAACTACATGGCTGAGCGATACCGGCCGGATAACCTGCTGGTTGCCGTTGCAGGCCATGTGGATCACGATGAGGTTATTGAACTGGTAGAGCAGAAACTTGACCTGAATCAGGCCGAACCAACGGAAACTCACGAGCAGCCTCTTACGCCATACACACCGCACAGCCAGGAAGTAACGAAAGCGATTGAGCAAACCCATATGGTAATGGGGAGAAGGGCACTCAATTACGACCACCCGGATAAATATCTTTTGCTGCTTGCTAATACGGTTTTGGGCGGTGGAATGAGCTCCCGGCTGCATCAAAATATCCGCGAAAAGTATGGCTACTGCTACGCAATCGGCACATTCAATCAGTCATATACCGATTCCGGTTTATTCGGGATTTATGTGGGAACCGACAAATCGTACGTGGATCATGTTCGTGAACTGATCGGTGTCGAATTTGAACGGCTGCAAAACGAAAAAGTGGAAGAAAAAGAGCTGAGTGAAGCAAAAGCACAGTTGAAGGGAAAGCTACTGCTTTCACAGGAGAACACCAGCAACCGCATGACCCGCCTTGCAAAAAGTGAACTCTATTTTAACCGCTTTGTGACGCTCGATGAGCTTGTTGAAAACATTGACGCCGTGACGGCGGATGAATTGACGTCATTCTCCGCAGAATTTTTCGATGCGGAAATGTACTCAGAAACGCTGCTGCTTCCTGATTCGAAATAG